Genomic DNA from Oryzomonas sagensis:
TCCAACTAACCTCTCCGGGTGAACATGGTGCATAAACAGGAAACCGTCTCGTCCCGCTATTTCGACTACCTCTACCGGCTGGGGAGCACCGTCAATGCCGCCATCGGGCTGTTATGCTGCGTGCTCCTCGGGGCTGTGGACGTTCTGACGCCGCCGGAATACATGTTTTCCTTTCTCTACCTCCTCCCCATCTCCTTTACCACCTGGTTTGCCGGCAAACGCGCGGGCCTGCTGGCTTCCATAACGTGCACCGCCATTCTGGCGCGGTACAACTTTCAGGCGGACATGCTCGCCGCTATATGGAACAACCTGTCGACGCTCGGCATCTTCTGCGTCGTCGCCGTCATGGTGTGCAAGATCCATCAGCTTCTGGACAACGAACGGATTCTGTCCCGCACCGATGCGCTGACCGGGGCAATGAACCTCCGAGCGTTCACCGAACTTGTGGAGTATGAAATATTGCGCTTGCGGCGCGACTATAGGCCCTTTTCCCTTGCCTATTTCGATATCGACAACTTTAAAAAGGTGAATGACAGGTACGGGCACCGCCAGGGTGACGAACTGCTCAAGTCGGTGGTAAGCTGCCTGAGGGAAAAGATACGGAGGACGGATATCATCGCCAGGCTGGGCGGGGACGAATTCACCATCTTTTTCCCCTCGACGGACCATGAGGCGGTGAAGACGGTAACGCTGGATCTGGTGAAGTCACTGGACCGGCTGGCGAAACTCAACAAGTG
This window encodes:
- a CDS encoding diguanylate cyclase, with amino-acid sequence MVHKQETVSSRYFDYLYRLGSTVNAAIGLLCCVLLGAVDVLTPPEYMFSFLYLLPISFTTWFAGKRAGLLASITCTAILARYNFQADMLAAIWNNLSTLGIFCVVAVMVCKIHQLLDNERILSRTDALTGAMNLRAFTELVEYEILRLRRDYRPFSLAYFDIDNFKKVNDRYGHRQGDELLKSVVSCLREKIRRTDIIARLGGDEFTIFFPSTDHEAVKTVTLDLVKSLDRLAKLNKWPTTISMGVVTCSDGGCKLDDLISTADKLMYDVKRAGKNGVEYAVYPRA